In a genomic window of Microterricola viridarii:
- a CDS encoding acyltransferase, whose translation MDDPARKRVPPSPPAALIAATADVDASAHIGAGSAVWHLAQLRELASIGSGCVIGRGAYIGPGVTLGDNCKVQNHALVYEPAVLEDGVFVGPAVVFTNDEFPRAVNPDGSRKGAEDWNAVGVTVRTGASIGARAVCIAPLEIGRWALVAAGAVVTRDVPAFAIVAGVPARQVGWVGRAGIPLQRSAESIWKCPETGELYSESSGRLLPIEP comes from the coding sequence ATGGATGACCCGGCACGCAAGAGGGTGCCCCCGAGCCCGCCGGCCGCGCTCATTGCCGCGACCGCCGATGTCGACGCGAGCGCGCACATCGGCGCAGGATCAGCGGTGTGGCACCTGGCTCAGTTGCGTGAGCTCGCGAGCATCGGCTCCGGCTGCGTGATCGGCCGCGGGGCGTACATCGGGCCGGGTGTCACGCTGGGCGACAACTGCAAGGTGCAGAACCACGCGTTGGTCTACGAGCCGGCCGTGCTCGAAGACGGAGTCTTCGTCGGGCCGGCGGTCGTCTTCACGAACGACGAGTTCCCGCGGGCGGTCAACCCCGACGGCTCGCGAAAGGGTGCCGAGGACTGGAACGCGGTCGGCGTGACGGTGCGCACGGGGGCGTCAATCGGCGCGCGAGCCGTGTGCATCGCTCCGCTCGAGATCGGGCGCTGGGCGCTCGTCGCCGCCGGCGCCGTGGTGACCCGGGACGTGCCCGCGTTCGCCATTGTCGCGGGAGTACCCGCGCGACAGGTCGGCTGGGTCGGCCGCGCGGGCATACCCCTGCAGCGCTCCGCTGAGAGCATCTGGAAGTGTCCGGAAACCGGCGAGCTCTACTCCGAGAGCAGCGGCAGACTCCTCCCCATCGAGCCCTGA
- a CDS encoding sugar transferase — protein MSEFRSVEPNTPPLPRRLKLVGAPTLKPQAQALAADYPASGLRWARRYRDRLRLTDVSIIFSVVVAVGLVGFFSSDALRRSELLAAEYATVTALVLGAWLLTLAAFHTRAPHVVGVGALEYKRVVNASALAFGLLAITFLVLQVNVARGYFIIALPIGIACLVLDRWLWRKWLLHQRSFGHYLARAIVVGKREDVSYVISQIESKSGAAFHVVGVSLQDGASEFLNVGTQSVPVVSGLAGIAQAAEAVYADTVIVAGNPDGGSEFIRNLGWDLEGTAAELVLSSRLTDVAGPRIHFRPVEGLPLIHVEIPSFEGGKHILKRTLDVTLAALALVALFPLMVAIAVVVKLDSPGPVLFRQERCGRNGRSFQMLKFRSMVQTAEDDLAGLLDQNEGAGVLFKLRNDPRVTRAGRVLRKYSLDELPQIWNALVGDMSVVGPRPPLATEVESYEGSAHRRLFIKPGITGLWQISGRSDLSWEESIRLDLYYVENWSLTGDVMIIWRTFRTVISPRGAY, from the coding sequence ATGAGTGAGTTCCGCTCTGTGGAGCCCAACACACCTCCGCTGCCGCGCCGGCTGAAGCTGGTCGGTGCACCGACGCTGAAGCCGCAAGCTCAGGCTCTGGCCGCCGACTACCCCGCCTCCGGCCTGCGCTGGGCCCGTCGCTATCGGGACCGGTTGCGACTGACCGATGTCAGCATCATCTTCTCGGTCGTCGTCGCCGTCGGCCTCGTCGGCTTCTTCTCCAGCGACGCTCTCAGGCGGTCCGAGCTCCTGGCCGCGGAGTACGCCACCGTGACCGCCCTCGTCCTCGGTGCCTGGCTGCTGACCCTGGCCGCCTTCCACACGCGGGCCCCCCACGTCGTCGGCGTCGGAGCGCTCGAGTACAAGCGAGTCGTCAACGCCAGTGCGCTCGCCTTCGGGCTGCTGGCGATCACGTTCCTGGTGCTCCAAGTCAACGTCGCCCGGGGCTACTTCATCATCGCGCTGCCAATCGGCATCGCCTGCCTCGTGCTCGATCGCTGGCTGTGGCGCAAGTGGCTGCTGCACCAGCGATCTTTCGGGCACTACCTGGCCCGGGCCATAGTCGTCGGCAAGCGCGAGGATGTCAGCTACGTCATCTCGCAGATCGAGTCGAAGTCCGGTGCTGCCTTCCATGTGGTCGGCGTCTCACTCCAGGACGGCGCCAGCGAGTTCCTCAACGTCGGCACGCAGAGCGTGCCGGTTGTGTCCGGCCTCGCCGGCATCGCCCAGGCGGCCGAAGCCGTCTACGCAGACACCGTCATCGTCGCCGGCAACCCAGACGGCGGCAGCGAGTTCATCCGAAACCTCGGCTGGGATTTGGAAGGCACCGCGGCTGAGCTGGTGCTCTCCTCTCGACTCACTGATGTGGCTGGCCCGCGCATCCACTTCCGGCCAGTCGAGGGCCTCCCACTCATCCACGTCGAGATCCCGAGCTTCGAGGGCGGCAAGCACATCCTCAAGCGCACCCTGGACGTCACGCTGGCGGCCCTCGCGCTCGTCGCGCTGTTCCCGCTGATGGTTGCAATCGCCGTCGTCGTCAAGCTCGACAGCCCCGGGCCCGTCCTGTTTCGACAGGAGCGCTGTGGCCGCAACGGGCGCAGCTTCCAGATGCTCAAGTTCCGTTCGATGGTGCAGACCGCCGAGGACGACCTCGCCGGGCTGCTCGACCAGAACGAGGGCGCCGGTGTGCTGTTCAAACTGCGCAATGATCCGCGGGTAACCCGCGCCGGGCGCGTTCTGCGCAAGTACTCGCTGGACGAGCTGCCGCAGATCTGGAACGCCCTGGTCGGCGACATGAGTGTCGTGGGGCCGCGGCCCCCTCTGGCCACCGAGGTCGAGTCCTACGAGGGCAGCGCGCACCGCCGGCTGTTCATCAAGCCGGGGATCACGGGTCTCTGGCAGATCAGCGGCCGCTCTGACCTGAGCTGGGAGGAGAGCATCCGGCTCGACCTCTATTACGTTGAGAATTGGTCGCTGACCGGAGACGTGATGATCATCTGGCGCACGTTCAGGACCGTCATCAGCCCCCGCGGGGCCTACTGA
- the tilS gene encoding tRNA lysidine(34) synthetase TilS, translating into MESLRRPRLTPAIADVRRAVREGLLAAFEAPDAADSPLVLVALSGGADSLALAAATAFEAPRAGLRAGAVVIDHGLQDGSAAIAARAAEQARGLGLDPVHVVTVAVGEDGGMEAAARTARYAAFARLQAEAGASGILLGHTLDDQAETVLLGLARGSGPTSMHGMATQTGPYLRPLLGIRRADTVQFCADAGLEPWRDPHNADPAYARVRVRDTVLPVLEAELGPGIAEALARTAEQLREDSAALDEMVLEFIEEICEPAEAGIAVSAAALAANPAALRQRVIRFVVQSEFGVTLERVHTLAVARLVTDWHGQKALNLPGVRVERSAGLLVFTAA; encoded by the coding sequence ATGGAATCCCTGCGCCGACCCCGTTTGACCCCGGCCATTGCCGACGTCCGCAGGGCGGTGCGCGAGGGGCTGCTCGCCGCGTTTGAGGCGCCGGATGCCGCCGATTCCCCGCTCGTGCTGGTCGCCCTGAGCGGCGGCGCCGACTCGCTGGCGCTGGCCGCCGCGACCGCTTTCGAGGCGCCGCGGGCCGGGCTCCGCGCCGGCGCCGTCGTGATCGACCACGGGCTGCAGGACGGCTCCGCCGCGATCGCTGCCCGGGCCGCCGAGCAGGCGCGCGGGCTCGGGCTCGACCCCGTGCACGTCGTCACGGTCGCCGTTGGCGAGGATGGGGGCATGGAGGCCGCGGCCCGCACTGCCCGCTACGCCGCGTTCGCCCGGCTGCAGGCCGAGGCCGGCGCCAGCGGCATCCTGCTCGGGCACACCCTGGACGACCAAGCCGAGACGGTGCTGCTCGGGTTGGCGCGCGGCTCCGGGCCGACGAGCATGCACGGCATGGCCACGCAGACCGGCCCGTACCTGCGCCCGCTGCTCGGCATCCGCCGTGCCGACACCGTGCAGTTCTGCGCGGATGCCGGTCTGGAGCCGTGGCGGGACCCGCACAACGCCGACCCCGCCTACGCCAGGGTGCGGGTGCGCGACACCGTCCTGCCTGTGCTGGAGGCCGAGCTCGGCCCCGGGATCGCCGAGGCGCTGGCCCGCACCGCCGAGCAGCTGCGCGAGGATTCCGCCGCGCTCGACGAGATGGTGCTCGAGTTCATCGAGGAGATCTGCGAGCCGGCGGAGGCGGGCATCGCCGTCTCGGCCGCGGCGCTGGCGGCCAATCCGGCTGCCCTGCGGCAGCGCGTCATCCGCTTCGTGGTGCAGAGCGAGTTCGGCGTCACGCTCGAACGCGTGCACACGCTGGCGGTGGCCAGGCTGGTCACCGACTGGCACGGTCAGAAGGCTCTCAACTTGCCAGGCGTTAGGGTTGAGAGGAGCGCTGGGCTGCTCGTGTTCACGGCCGCCTAG
- a CDS encoding cold-shock protein: MATGTVKWFNAEKGFGFITPDDGSADVFAHFSAIATDGYRSLDENQKVEFETARGPKGLQAENIRPL; this comes from the coding sequence ATGGCAACCGGCACCGTGAAGTGGTTCAACGCTGAAAAGGGCTTCGGCTTCATCACCCCCGACGACGGAAGCGCCGACGTGTTCGCGCACTTCTCCGCAATCGCAACCGATGGCTACCGCAGCCTCGACGAGAACCAGAAGGTCGAGTTCGAGACCGCCCGTGGCCCCAAGGGCCTGCAGGCTGAGAACATCCGCCCGCTCTAG
- the hpt gene encoding hypoxanthine phosphoribosyltransferase produces MESHNIAGDLEEVLLTEEQIQGRLAELARQIEADYAGENVLLVGVLKGAVMVMADLARELNMQVTMDWMAVSSYGSGTTSSGVVRILKDLDSDLTGRKVLIVEDIIDSGLTLSWLISNLKSRGPESVEICALLRKPEAARVDIDVKYLGFDIPNKFVVGYGLDYNEQYRNMRSVGILAPHIYS; encoded by the coding sequence ATGGAATCGCACAACATCGCCGGTGACCTCGAGGAAGTCCTGCTGACCGAGGAGCAGATCCAGGGCCGCCTGGCCGAGCTGGCCCGCCAGATCGAGGCCGACTACGCCGGCGAGAACGTGCTGTTGGTCGGCGTCCTGAAGGGCGCCGTCATGGTGATGGCCGACCTCGCCCGCGAGCTGAACATGCAGGTCACCATGGACTGGATGGCCGTCTCCTCGTACGGCTCCGGCACCACCTCCAGCGGTGTCGTGCGCATCCTCAAGGACCTCGACAGCGACCTGACCGGCCGCAAGGTGCTCATCGTCGAGGACATCATTGACTCCGGCCTGACCCTCAGCTGGCTGATCTCCAACCTCAAGTCGCGCGGCCCGGAGTCGGTCGAGATCTGCGCCCTGCTGCGCAAGCCGGAGGCCGCCCGCGTCGACATCGACGTCAAGTACCTCGGCTTCGACATCCCGAACAAGTTCGTCGTCGGCTACGGCCTCGACTACAACGAGCAGTACCGCAACATGCGCAGCGTCGGCATCCTCGCCCCGCACATCTACAGCTAG
- a CDS encoding C40 family peptidase: MADPRTRPLSRVKPATIFSAVTIGAVAATVGLVGPVSAAPDYPSWSDVQNAKNNEATKKAEIAKLTGFLDALRATADAAMKDSMVAAEAWRVNQEQLTAATEREKTLKSQQAAAAKKAETSKMRAGLLASHLARSGGQDMSVNLFLQGDGADDLLRQLGVASKLSEQSREIYSEAIQDSNTAASLADQAAAATVERQRLSAEAQSRLDTANSTAQVAVNAYDAEQRKSDELYAQLALLRDSTAELERARVEGERAEEAAKNPPPVAPPITPPAGGSNGGTGSGGGSTPKPTTPPTTPVTPPTTPVTPPVNPPVNPPVEQPVVPPVVPPPVSPPSNTSAVEQAISFALSQTGKRYQLGGAGPDVWDCSGLTMKVYGSAGIGIGSHGATAQYNTMRNQGRLVPFSERQRGDLIFWEGRPGDVYHVAIYLGNGRIVEAPNENAPVREYFIWGMGDVVSYVGRPG, encoded by the coding sequence TTGGCTGACCCGCGCACCAGACCGCTGTCGAGGGTGAAGCCCGCGACGATCTTCTCCGCCGTCACGATCGGCGCCGTCGCGGCGACGGTCGGCCTGGTCGGACCCGTCTCCGCCGCCCCCGACTACCCGTCGTGGAGCGACGTGCAGAACGCGAAGAACAACGAGGCCACCAAGAAGGCCGAGATCGCCAAGCTGACCGGCTTCCTCGACGCGTTGCGCGCGACGGCGGATGCCGCGATGAAGGACTCGATGGTCGCCGCCGAGGCGTGGCGGGTCAACCAGGAGCAGCTGACCGCCGCGACGGAGCGCGAGAAGACGCTCAAGTCGCAGCAGGCGGCCGCGGCCAAGAAGGCCGAGACGTCGAAGATGCGGGCCGGGCTGCTGGCCTCGCACCTGGCACGCAGCGGCGGCCAGGACATGTCGGTCAACCTGTTCCTGCAGGGCGACGGCGCCGACGACCTGCTGCGCCAGCTCGGCGTCGCCAGCAAGCTGAGCGAGCAGTCCCGCGAGATCTACAGCGAGGCGATCCAGGACAGCAACACCGCGGCCTCCCTCGCCGACCAGGCCGCGGCGGCCACAGTGGAGCGCCAGCGGCTCAGCGCCGAGGCGCAGAGCCGGCTCGACACTGCCAACAGCACGGCCCAGGTGGCGGTCAACGCCTACGACGCCGAGCAGCGGAAGTCCGACGAGCTCTACGCCCAGCTCGCGCTGCTGCGGGACAGCACCGCCGAGCTCGAGCGCGCCAGGGTCGAGGGTGAGCGCGCCGAGGAGGCCGCGAAGAACCCGCCGCCCGTCGCGCCCCCGATCACGCCGCCGGCCGGTGGCTCAAACGGCGGCACCGGCAGCGGGGGAGGCTCGACGCCCAAGCCGACCACCCCGCCCACGACCCCGGTCACGCCGCCGACAACTCCGGTCACCCCGCCAGTGAACCCGCCGGTGAACCCGCCCGTCGAGCAGCCGGTGGTGCCCCCGGTGGTGCCGCCGCCCGTGTCGCCGCCGAGCAACACCAGCGCGGTCGAGCAGGCGATCTCCTTCGCCCTCAGCCAGACCGGCAAGCGCTACCAGCTGGGCGGTGCGGGCCCGGACGTCTGGGACTGCTCCGGCCTCACCATGAAGGTCTACGGCTCCGCCGGCATCGGCATCGGGTCACACGGTGCGACCGCCCAGTACAACACGATGCGCAACCAGGGGCGGCTCGTGCCGTTCAGCGAGCGGCAGCGCGGCGACCTGATCTTCTGGGAGGGGCGCCCGGGCGATGTCTACCACGTGGCCATCTACCTGGGCAACGGCCGCATCGTCGAGGCGCCGAACGAGAACGCGCCGGTGCGCGAGTACTTCATCTGGGGCATGGGCGACGTGGTGTCGTACGTGGGGCGCCCGGGCTAG
- a CDS encoding adenylyltransferase/cytidyltransferase family protein yields the protein MESRSTAGERIRHRVGYAGGAFDMFHVGHLNILRHAKSQCDYLIAGVVSDEVLLHTRGSAAVVPLAERLEIVRHISFVDEAVAETALDKLETWQRVGFDIYFKGDDWKGTERGHALEFTFADIGVEVVYFPYTITTASSALRRALDAVEIGCAHPQRAAESRPPNWGIGLDRARRRLGNDKS from the coding sequence ATGGAGAGCCGCTCCACTGCCGGTGAGCGGATCCGCCACCGCGTGGGCTATGCCGGCGGCGCATTCGACATGTTCCACGTCGGCCACCTGAACATCCTTCGCCACGCCAAGAGTCAGTGCGACTACCTCATCGCCGGAGTCGTGTCGGATGAGGTGCTCCTCCACACTCGTGGCTCCGCTGCCGTGGTTCCGCTCGCGGAGAGGCTGGAGATCGTTCGACACATCTCCTTTGTCGATGAGGCCGTCGCCGAAACCGCCCTCGACAAGCTGGAAACGTGGCAGCGCGTCGGCTTCGACATCTACTTCAAGGGCGATGACTGGAAGGGCACCGAGCGGGGGCACGCACTGGAATTCACCTTCGCCGACATCGGAGTCGAGGTGGTCTACTTCCCCTACACGATCACCACCGCCAGCAGTGCACTGCGCCGGGCGCTGGACGCGGTCGAGATTGGGTGCGCTCACCCGCAACGCGCCGCGGAAAGTCGGCCCCCGAATTGGGGCATTGGGCTCGACAGGGCCAGGCGTAGGCTCGGGAACGACAAGAGTTGA
- the ppa gene encoding inorganic diphosphatase, with translation MAEYLAVIEIPKGSRNKYEVDHETGRVFLDRVLYTTFVYPTDYGYFENTLGLDGDPVDVLVLLDYPLFPGVGVKVRPVGVFNMTDDGGSDAKVIAVPAGDPRWNHIQDVTDIPEFQRKEIEHFFEHYKDLEPGKWVKTEGWGDAAEATAIIEAGIVAFPGH, from the coding sequence ATGGCTGAGTACCTCGCCGTTATCGAGATTCCCAAGGGAAGCCGCAACAAGTACGAGGTCGACCACGAGACCGGTCGCGTCTTCCTCGACCGCGTGCTCTACACGACCTTCGTCTACCCGACCGACTACGGCTACTTCGAGAACACGCTGGGCCTGGACGGCGACCCCGTCGACGTGCTCGTGCTGCTCGACTACCCGCTGTTCCCGGGCGTCGGCGTCAAGGTTCGCCCGGTCGGCGTCTTCAACATGACCGATGACGGCGGCAGCGACGCCAAGGTCATCGCCGTCCCGGCCGGCGACCCGCGCTGGAACCACATCCAGGACGTCACCGACATCCCCGAGTTCCAGCGCAAGGAGATCGAGCACTTCTTCGAGCACTACAAGGACCTCGAGCCCGGCAAGTGGGTCAAGACCGAGGGCTGGGGCGACGCCGCCGAGGCCACCGCGATCATCGAGGCCGGAATCGTCGCCTTCCCCGGCCACTGA
- a CDS encoding DUF7144 family membrane protein, producing the protein MSETASKTETTGWVGWGWFAGFVLMTAGIFDAFYGLMAIIGPDSAYFATSNGSLFLLDVQGWGWWHMISGLALIVVALAMLAGATWARIVAVILVIINAVGQLFLLPVQPWWSLIVIALDVLVIYALTVHGHELRKAA; encoded by the coding sequence ATGTCCGAGACTGCATCGAAGACTGAAACCACAGGCTGGGTCGGTTGGGGTTGGTTCGCGGGGTTCGTGCTCATGACGGCGGGAATCTTCGACGCGTTCTACGGCCTCATGGCCATCATCGGGCCCGACAGCGCGTACTTCGCGACGTCAAATGGGTCCCTCTTCCTCCTCGACGTGCAGGGGTGGGGGTGGTGGCACATGATCAGCGGCCTCGCCCTCATCGTCGTCGCGCTGGCAATGCTCGCCGGAGCAACCTGGGCCCGCATCGTCGCCGTCATCCTCGTCATCATCAACGCCGTCGGGCAGCTTTTCCTGTTGCCGGTCCAACCCTGGTGGTCACTCATCGTCATCGCCCTCGACGTGCTCGTGATCTACGCGCTCACCGTGCACGGCCACGAACTGCGCAAGGCCGCCTGA
- a CDS encoding M23 family metallopeptidase translates to MKRTDQDHDRGRAARGRGRTRHALRSKIGAGLAVALAATLALGGPAAAAGFPSWEDVQAAKANSASAQQAVDNIRSLIVELDAAAQTAQAESDKRSEELLAAKNKYDDAAERAAALQEQADASKATADAATKQAGLLAAQLYRSGGGDLSVNLFLDGGQGGADAADGLLSRLGSMSKMVERSTDIYASAQTTTNTAASLGDQAKIATAEREKLRVEAEAALAVAVAAQQAADAALQESQDRSVVLDAQLAFMLDTQAKTAAAYEEGERQRIAAEAAAAAAAAAAAAAGGGGGGGGGSGPGPGLGGGYINNGWAVPASGRITDNFGPRPSICTSGGCSNSTHRGTDLGTGCSAPIYAAASGTVTYSGRNGTYGNWIEIDHGGGVSTGYAHIRDGGRFVGVGEWVEVGQNIASSGTTGASTGCHLHFEVYIGGNRVNPVPFMADRGVPLG, encoded by the coding sequence ATGAAGCGCACAGACCAGGACCACGATCGCGGCCGCGCCGCACGAGGACGGGGCCGCACGCGGCACGCTCTCCGCTCCAAGATCGGCGCGGGCCTCGCGGTCGCCCTCGCTGCGACGCTGGCCCTCGGCGGGCCCGCCGCCGCGGCGGGCTTCCCGAGCTGGGAGGACGTCCAGGCGGCCAAGGCCAATTCGGCCTCCGCGCAGCAGGCGGTCGACAACATCCGCTCGCTGATCGTTGAGCTGGACGCCGCGGCGCAGACCGCCCAGGCGGAGTCGGACAAGCGCAGCGAGGAGTTGCTCGCCGCCAAGAACAAGTACGACGATGCGGCCGAGCGCGCCGCTGCTCTGCAGGAGCAGGCCGACGCCAGCAAGGCCACCGCCGATGCCGCGACGAAGCAGGCCGGCCTGCTGGCCGCGCAGCTCTACCGCTCCGGCGGGGGAGACCTGAGCGTCAACCTGTTCCTCGACGGCGGCCAGGGCGGCGCCGACGCCGCGGACGGCCTGCTGTCGCGCCTCGGCAGCATGAGCAAGATGGTCGAGCGCAGCACGGACATCTACGCCAGCGCGCAGACCACCACGAACACGGCCGCCTCACTCGGCGACCAGGCCAAGATCGCGACCGCCGAGCGGGAGAAGCTCCGCGTCGAGGCCGAGGCTGCACTCGCCGTCGCCGTCGCCGCGCAGCAGGCGGCAGACGCCGCGCTGCAGGAGTCGCAGGACCGCAGCGTCGTGCTGGACGCACAGCTCGCTTTCATGCTGGACACGCAGGCCAAGACGGCGGCTGCCTACGAGGAGGGCGAGCGCCAGCGCATCGCCGCCGAGGCTGCGGCTGCCGCGGCGGCCGCAGCGGCAGCGGCGGCAGGCGGAGGGGGCGGTGGCGGCGGTGGCAGCGGCCCCGGGCCCGGGCTCGGCGGCGGCTACATCAACAACGGCTGGGCCGTGCCGGCATCCGGACGCATCACCGACAACTTCGGCCCTCGCCCGAGCATCTGCACGAGCGGCGGCTGCTCGAACAGCACCCACCGTGGAACTGACCTCGGCACCGGCTGCTCCGCCCCGATCTACGCGGCGGCCTCCGGAACCGTCACCTACTCTGGCCGCAACGGCACCTACGGCAACTGGATCGAGATCGACCACGGCGGCGGCGTGAGCACCGGCTACGCCCACATCCGCGACGGCGGCCGCTTCGTCGGCGTCGGCGAATGGGTCGAGGTCGGCCAGAACATCGCCAGCTCGGGCACGACAGGGGCATCGACCGGATGCCATCTGCATTTCGAGGTCTACATCGGAGGAAACAGAGTGAACCCTGTTCCGTTCATGGCCGACCGGGGGGTTCCCCTTGGCTGA
- the ftsH gene encoding ATP-dependent zinc metalloprotease FtsH has product MNVKKLLRGPLLYIVLAVVAVWIGSSLITMSGFREVSTQEGLAFLKDGKVASAKIVDGEQRVDLTLSKADPKLGDQVQFYYVAPRGTEVIDAVTAADPPQGFDDEVPQPNWLLSLLGILLPVLLIGLFFWWMLSSMQGGGNKVMQFGKSKAKLVTKESPKVTFEDVAGADEAIEELEEIKDFLKDPARFQAVGARIPKGVLLYGPPGTGKTLLARAVAGEAGVPFYSISGSDFVEMFVGVGASRVRDLFQQAKENAPAIIFVDEIDAVGRHRGAGMGGGHDEREQTLNQLLVEMDGFDPKANVILIAATNRPDILDPALLRPGRFDRQIGVDAPDMLGRKKILEVHGKGKPLAKGVDLEVVARKTPGFTGADLANVLNEAALLTARSHAQLIDNRALDEAIDRVVAGPQRRTRVMKDKEKLITAYHEGGHALAAAAMNYTDPVTKITILPRGRALGYTMVMPLEDKYSITRNELLDQLTYAMGGRVAEEIVFHDPTTGASNDIEKATATARKMVTEYGMSTDVGAVKLGQSSGEMFLGRDMGHQRDYSERIAERVDQEVRALIEQAHDEAWEVLNENRDILDRLAAELLEKETLDHNQIAEIFKDVKKLAERPQWLSSDKRPLSERPPIDFPVLTSPVNPGATDGGVESGDVGPEPAPGRTPTINPRPATA; this is encoded by the coding sequence ATGAACGTCAAGAAGCTTCTTCGCGGTCCGCTGCTCTACATCGTGCTCGCGGTTGTTGCCGTGTGGATCGGGTCCAGCCTGATCACTATGTCCGGGTTCCGAGAGGTCTCCACGCAGGAGGGCCTCGCGTTCCTGAAGGACGGCAAGGTCGCCAGCGCCAAGATCGTCGACGGCGAGCAACGCGTCGACCTCACGCTGAGCAAGGCCGACCCGAAGCTCGGCGACCAGGTGCAGTTCTACTACGTCGCCCCGCGCGGCACCGAGGTCATCGACGCGGTCACCGCGGCGGACCCGCCGCAGGGCTTCGACGACGAGGTCCCGCAGCCCAACTGGCTGCTCTCCCTGCTCGGCATCCTGCTGCCCGTCCTGCTCATCGGCCTGTTCTTCTGGTGGATGCTCTCCAGCATGCAGGGCGGCGGCAACAAGGTCATGCAGTTCGGCAAGTCCAAGGCCAAACTCGTCACCAAGGAGAGCCCGAAGGTCACCTTCGAGGACGTCGCGGGCGCCGATGAGGCGATCGAGGAGCTCGAGGAGATCAAGGACTTCCTCAAGGACCCGGCCCGCTTCCAGGCCGTCGGCGCGCGCATCCCCAAGGGTGTGCTGCTCTACGGCCCTCCCGGCACCGGCAAGACCCTGCTCGCCCGCGCCGTCGCGGGTGAGGCCGGCGTGCCGTTCTACTCGATCTCCGGTTCTGACTTCGTCGAGATGTTCGTCGGTGTCGGCGCCAGCCGTGTGCGCGACCTGTTCCAGCAGGCGAAGGAGAACGCCCCGGCCATCATCTTCGTCGACGAGATCGACGCCGTCGGACGCCACCGCGGCGCCGGCATGGGCGGCGGCCACGACGAGCGCGAGCAGACGCTGAACCAGCTGCTCGTCGAGATGGACGGCTTCGACCCCAAGGCGAACGTCATCCTGATCGCGGCCACGAACCGCCCCGACATCCTGGACCCGGCGCTGCTGCGCCCCGGACGCTTCGACCGCCAGATCGGCGTCGACGCCCCCGACATGCTCGGCCGCAAGAAGATCCTCGAGGTGCACGGCAAGGGCAAGCCGCTCGCGAAGGGCGTCGACCTCGAGGTCGTCGCGCGCAAGACGCCCGGCTTCACCGGTGCAGACCTCGCCAACGTGCTGAACGAGGCCGCGCTGCTCACCGCGCGCTCGCACGCCCAGCTGATCGACAACCGCGCCCTCGACGAGGCGATCGACCGCGTCGTGGCCGGCCCGCAGCGCCGCACTCGCGTCATGAAGGACAAGGAAAAGCTGATCACGGCCTACCACGAGGGCGGGCACGCCCTCGCCGCCGCGGCCATGAACTACACGGACCCGGTCACCAAGATCACGATCCTGCCGCGCGGCCGCGCCCTCGGCTACACGATGGTGATGCCGCTCGAGGACAAGTACTCGATCACCCGCAACGAGCTGCTCGACCAGCTGACCTACGCCATGGGCGGCCGCGTCGCCGAGGAGATCGTCTTCCACGACCCGACGACGGGTGCCTCCAACGACATCGAGAAGGCCACCGCCACCGCGCGCAAGATGGTCACCGAGTACGGCATGAGCACCGACGTCGGAGCGGTCAAGCTCGGCCAGTCGAGCGGCGAGATGTTCCTCGGCCGTGACATGGGTCACCAGCGCGACTACTCCGAGCGCATCGCAGAGCGTGTCGACCAGGAGGTGCGCGCGCTCATCGAGCAGGCGCACGACGAGGCCTGGGAGGTTCTGAACGAGAACCGCGACATCCTGGACCGCCTGGCCGCCGAGCTGCTGGAGAAGGAGACGCTCGACCACAACCAGATCGCCGAGATCTTCAAGGACGTGAAGAAGCTGGCCGAGCGCCCGCAGTGGCTCTCCAGCGACAAGCGGCCGCTTTCCGAGCGCCCCCCGATCGACTTCCCCGTGCTCACCTCCCCGGTGAACCCCGGGGCGACCGACGGCGGCGTTGAGTCGGGCGACGTGGGCCCGGAGCCCGCTCCCGGGCGCACCCCGACGATCAACCCCCGCCCGGCCACGGCGTAG